Proteins encoded within one genomic window of Coriobacteriia bacterium:
- a CDS encoding DUF2188 domain-containing protein produces MYSTPVVQVVYHNPTWAVKVEHELVLRSQHRTREAAEQAGRDLAKLTQTELVVHDYGGKVARCESYRGPSSI; encoded by the coding sequence ATGTATTCAACCCCGGTCGTTCAGGTCGTCTACCACAACCCCACGTGGGCCGTGAAGGTCGAGCACGAGCTAGTGCTGCGCTCGCAGCACCGCACCAGAGAGGCCGCCGAGCAGGCCGGTCGCGATCTGGCCAAGCTCACGCAGACCGAGCTGGTGGTCCACGACTACGGCGGCAAGGTCGCACGCTGCGAGTCGTACCGAGGCCCCAGCTCCATCTAG
- a CDS encoding YCF48-related protein → MGSARAYQRAIASLRRSRRIAARVGRATLAGLLIAVVGLQAMPVSAFAAPVPVLQLATTAPAQTAPGSQVVDYTGGTSTSVAARLRRADMGVVVRYVGAKQWKSLTRKEADTLRAQGIDIAAVYETKATWMLAGRKAGVSAAKTARAAIIKCGGPRKPFVYFACDTATHNYAAVNACLRGAASVLGADHVGIYGSYPVCASALKSGYATKAWQTEAWSGGKVLPQAVLYQTAHRFNGGLGIDYDSNFLRADDIGQWGYAPVGEVAWTPQSASTTATLRGVAFRDASTGLAVGDAGVALRTADGGSTWTTASVPATGALDAVAFTGSGAGIAVGDGGEIARTSDTGSTWTTASAPATTTLRGVACLGATDGLAVGDAGTILRTADCGSSWTSALVPPATGALSSVAYASAGAACAVGEAGAVLLTTDGGSTWAAVSTPATATLRSVAFPSATDGWAVGAAATVMRTGDGGATWTRVSTPATGTLTSVAFPNVNTGWAVTEAGTVIHTTDGGYTWTLATTPAVGALASVAFSDAKSGWAVGESGAILRASKSGVDFFGHVAGVVTDAVTGAPVSGAFVQIGSRQPVPTATDGSFVAARITPGTYSVTVTSPRYITLAKGGVVVSAAATAMVRMRPTPRAVTRLTMPVVSQDSTASGAPASIAATLSPGSAASSTVCVAYLSHYEQKTVVKKVKGRRKKVKVWYWRQRATFRMTAASSGPLLIRTTLPTGRWRTYVVCGGSGIFLPSASAVQNFRIW, encoded by the coding sequence ATGGGATCGGCTCGAGCTTATCAACGCGCCATCGCAAGCCTGCGACGGTCACGGCGTATCGCCGCGCGCGTGGGCCGAGCGACGCTCGCGGGCCTGCTCATAGCGGTTGTTGGGCTGCAGGCGATGCCCGTCTCGGCGTTCGCGGCCCCCGTTCCGGTGTTGCAGCTTGCGACCACGGCGCCGGCGCAGACGGCTCCCGGCTCGCAGGTCGTCGACTACACCGGCGGGACCTCGACTTCGGTGGCCGCGAGGCTGAGGCGCGCGGACATGGGCGTCGTCGTGCGCTACGTGGGCGCGAAGCAGTGGAAGTCGCTCACGCGCAAGGAGGCCGACACGCTGCGTGCGCAGGGCATCGACATTGCGGCCGTCTACGAGACCAAAGCGACGTGGATGCTCGCCGGTCGAAAGGCCGGCGTCTCGGCAGCCAAGACGGCACGCGCCGCCATCATCAAGTGCGGCGGGCCGCGCAAGCCTTTCGTCTACTTCGCGTGCGACACGGCCACCCACAACTATGCAGCCGTCAATGCGTGCCTGCGCGGTGCGGCATCGGTGCTAGGCGCCGACCATGTCGGCATCTACGGCAGCTACCCTGTGTGCGCCTCGGCGCTGAAGAGCGGGTATGCGACCAAGGCATGGCAAACCGAGGCGTGGTCGGGCGGCAAAGTGCTTCCGCAGGCGGTGCTGTACCAGACGGCTCACCGGTTCAACGGCGGCCTCGGAATCGACTACGACTCCAACTTCCTTCGCGCCGACGACATCGGGCAGTGGGGCTACGCGCCGGTCGGTGAAGTTGCGTGGACGCCGCAGTCGGCATCTACGACGGCTACATTGCGCGGCGTCGCCTTCCGCGACGCGAGCACAGGTCTGGCCGTGGGCGACGCCGGGGTGGCCTTGCGCACCGCCGACGGAGGCTCGACCTGGACGACCGCGTCGGTGCCCGCGACCGGCGCGCTGGACGCCGTCGCGTTCACCGGCTCTGGCGCTGGCATCGCAGTGGGCGACGGCGGCGAGATCGCACGCACTAGCGACACAGGCTCGACCTGGACCACGGCGTCGGCGCCAGCCACGACCACGCTCCGCGGCGTCGCCTGCCTCGGCGCGACAGACGGACTTGCGGTGGGCGACGCCGGCACGATCTTGCGCACGGCCGACTGCGGCTCGAGCTGGACGAGCGCTTTGGTGCCCCCGGCGACGGGCGCGCTGAGCTCCGTGGCGTACGCGAGCGCGGGGGCCGCCTGTGCCGTGGGTGAAGCGGGCGCCGTGCTGCTCACCACCGACGGCGGCTCGACCTGGGCTGCCGTCTCCACGCCGGCAACAGCGACGCTGCGCTCGGTAGCGTTCCCGAGCGCGACCGACGGGTGGGCCGTAGGCGCGGCAGCTACGGTGATGCGCACCGGCGACGGCGGCGCGACTTGGACGCGCGTCTCGACGCCTGCAACGGGCACGCTCACCTCGGTGGCGTTCCCCAACGTGAACACCGGCTGGGCCGTCACTGAGGCCGGCACGGTCATCCACACCACCGACGGCGGATACACGTGGACGCTTGCCACGACTCCAGCCGTCGGCGCGTTGGCGTCGGTCGCTTTCTCCGACGCGAAGTCGGGCTGGGCCGTTGGCGAGTCAGGCGCGATCCTGCGTGCGAGCAAGAGTGGCGTGGACTTCTTCGGCCACGTCGCCGGCGTCGTGACCGACGCTGTCACGGGTGCGCCCGTATCCGGAGCGTTCGTTCAGATTGGGTCGCGCCAGCCGGTTCCCACCGCCACTGACGGTTCGTTCGTCGCGGCCCGAATCACTCCCGGCACGTACAGCGTGACGGTTACGAGCCCGCGCTATATCACGCTTGCCAAGGGCGGCGTTGTGGTCTCGGCGGCGGCTACGGCGATGGTCCGCATGCGACCCACACCGCGGGCCGTGACTCGGCTGACGATGCCGGTGGTGTCGCAAGACTCCACCGCGAGCGGTGCGCCCGCCTCGATTGCGGCGACACTGTCGCCGGGCTCGGCCGCGTCGTCGACGGTCTGCGTGGCGTACCTGTCGCACTACGAGCAGAAGACCGTGGTCAAGAAGGTCAAGGGAAGGCGAAAGAAGGTCAAGGTCTGGTATTGGCGCCAGCGGGCCACATTCAGAATGACGGCCGCAAGTTCGGGGCCCCTGCTGATCCGGACGACTCTGCCGACCGGAAGATGGCGCACCTATGTGGTCTGCGGCGGCTCCGGGATTTTCCTGCCGTCCGCCTCGGCGGTGCAAAACTTCCGGATTTGGTGA
- a CDS encoding SDR family oxidoreductase, with protein sequence MKVLFIGGTGFISAAASRLAIANGHDVYVLNRGSRIAHLPGSHSLTADIHDTLAVREMLRGRQFDVVVDWVAFVPDDVERDVELFRGRVGQYVFISSASAYEKPPSSYLITEETPLRNPYWQYSRDKIACEERVMRACRDEGFPATIVRPSLTYDTNLPIAIGGWGCYTLADRLVRGRRIIVHGDGSSLFVVTHAEDLTCGLLGLLGSERAIGQAFHITTDEVLTWEQIYCTIAEELGAEPNIVHIPSDFIARVAPNLSGTLLGDKSWSVVFDNAKIKSAVPGFQATIPLREGIRQTLDWFAADERRRCIDTSINAEMDRILEAYDACAI encoded by the coding sequence ATGAAAGTCCTGTTTATCGGGGGCACCGGCTTCATCAGCGCTGCGGCAAGCCGCTTGGCCATCGCCAACGGCCACGACGTCTACGTGCTCAACCGCGGTTCGCGCATCGCGCACCTACCTGGGAGTCATTCCCTGACCGCGGACATTCACGACACGCTGGCGGTTCGCGAGATGCTGCGCGGCCGCCAGTTCGATGTCGTCGTCGACTGGGTCGCGTTCGTGCCCGATGACGTGGAACGAGACGTGGAGCTGTTCCGCGGACGTGTCGGACAGTACGTCTTCATCAGCTCGGCTTCCGCATACGAGAAGCCACCATCGAGCTACCTCATCACCGAGGAGACACCGCTTCGCAATCCCTACTGGCAGTACTCGCGCGACAAGATCGCCTGCGAGGAGCGTGTGATGCGCGCCTGCCGCGACGAAGGCTTCCCAGCGACCATCGTGCGCCCGTCGCTCACCTACGACACCAACCTGCCTATCGCGATCGGCGGCTGGGGCTGCTACACGCTCGCCGACCGCCTCGTCCGTGGTCGCCGGATCATCGTGCACGGCGACGGCAGTTCGCTCTTCGTAGTCACCCACGCCGAGGACCTCACGTGCGGGCTGCTCGGGTTGCTCGGCAGCGAGCGGGCGATTGGCCAGGCGTTCCACATCACCACCGACGAGGTGCTCACGTGGGAGCAGATCTACTGCACCATCGCCGAGGAGCTCGGCGCCGAGCCCAACATCGTCCACATCCCCTCGGACTTCATCGCGCGTGTGGCACCGAACCTGTCCGGCACGCTGCTGGGCGACAAGTCGTGGAGTGTGGTGTTCGACAACGCCAAGATCAAGTCGGCCGTTCCGGGCTTTCAAGCCACCATTCCACTGCGAGAGGGCATCCGCCAAACGCTGGATTGGTTCGCCGCCGACGAGCGCCGCAGGTGCATCGACACGTCCATCAACGCCGAGATGGACCGCATCTTGGAGGCCTACGACGCGTGCGCGATCTGA
- a CDS encoding G1 family endopeptidase, protein MRRLTTLALFGLVCCALLAMPAGASARAAIGSSDAGVNQTAAPMIRITPPGAGALLGVNANVQTSNWSGYASATSLTSPANNAVSDVTGSWVVPTVSGGATNGYCADWIGIDGYSSSSVEQLGTSENWIGGAPQYYAWWEMYPGASHSITMTIHPGDVMSAEVKWASGNTFTLSMTDQTTGVSFSTQQNLGSTAARNSAEWIHEAPSSGSVLQLAQTTPVTFTGCNTTIGGTNGPISGASWQNTGIDMVQNSTVVAQASGLSAGGTSFVVGAPGTLPHISPSSNSLTFNYTVGGSTPAAQPITITNTAGGVLSWSAASDSPAWLSCSPASGGSGAFTSVSVTPASLAAGTYHGNIVLAATGADNTPLSVPVTLVVSPPPDTTAPTTTLIATPTPNGAGWDHANVALGLHATDNAGGSGVAATYYTLDAVQHSYTTTVTLSTEGVHALTYWSVDASGNAETPKAATVRLDKTAPALTLDATATYVSAATIDATATDALSGLDHVDMRLDGGSFVTVTQLTTSVLGAHTVYARAFDLAGNERDVSAAFTVVSPPPPPLPAQITVGTTTKLAGPSKSKLKRKLTLTGIVLPATVTGQVTVTRTRLVGKKWRSAGSANVSVVNGKFSYSFKPGYRGKWRFVARYSGGVVTSTTYLSSKSLVRTVQVK, encoded by the coding sequence ATGAGACGACTCACGACGCTCGCCTTGTTCGGACTAGTCTGCTGTGCGCTTCTGGCGATGCCAGCAGGTGCAAGCGCGCGCGCGGCGATTGGGAGTAGCGACGCCGGAGTGAATCAGACAGCCGCGCCGATGATTCGCATCACGCCACCTGGCGCCGGAGCCCTACTCGGTGTGAATGCAAACGTGCAGACGTCGAACTGGTCCGGCTACGCGTCCGCCACCAGCCTGACGAGTCCAGCGAACAATGCAGTCAGCGACGTCACCGGGAGCTGGGTCGTGCCCACGGTCAGCGGGGGTGCCACCAACGGCTACTGCGCCGACTGGATTGGAATCGATGGCTACTCGAGCTCGTCGGTCGAGCAGCTGGGCACTTCGGAGAACTGGATCGGCGGGGCACCGCAGTACTACGCGTGGTGGGAGATGTACCCCGGGGCGTCCCACTCGATCACCATGACCATCCATCCAGGCGACGTGATGAGCGCCGAGGTCAAGTGGGCCAGCGGCAACACGTTCACGCTATCCATGACCGACCAAACGACGGGCGTGTCATTTTCAACACAGCAGAATCTCGGGTCAACTGCGGCGCGCAACTCCGCCGAGTGGATTCATGAGGCGCCCTCTTCCGGCAGCGTGCTCCAGCTTGCCCAGACGACACCGGTGACCTTTACGGGATGCAACACGACGATCGGTGGCACCAACGGTCCGATCAGCGGCGCTTCGTGGCAGAACACTGGCATCGACATGGTCCAGAACAGCACAGTCGTCGCGCAGGCTTCGGGGCTATCTGCAGGCGGCACGAGCTTCGTCGTTGGGGCACCCGGCACGCTCCCTCATATCTCGCCGTCCAGCAACTCGCTGACGTTCAACTACACAGTCGGAGGTAGTACGCCCGCGGCGCAGCCGATCACGATCACCAACACGGCCGGCGGAGTCTTGAGCTGGAGTGCCGCATCCGACTCACCGGCGTGGCTGTCGTGCTCGCCCGCGTCAGGCGGCAGCGGGGCCTTCACCTCGGTGTCTGTGACCCCGGCGTCGCTCGCAGCCGGGACATACCACGGCAACATCGTTCTCGCTGCCACCGGCGCCGACAACACCCCGCTGAGCGTGCCAGTGACTCTTGTCGTGAGCCCTCCGCCTGACACCACTGCCCCCACCACGACACTGATCGCCACGCCAACGCCCAACGGCGCCGGCTGGGACCACGCAAATGTGGCCCTCGGCCTGCACGCCACCGACAACGCAGGTGGCTCCGGAGTGGCGGCGACCTACTACACGCTTGACGCCGTGCAGCACTCCTACACCACCACCGTCACGCTCTCGACAGAGGGTGTTCACGCACTGACCTACTGGTCGGTCGACGCCTCTGGCAACGCCGAGACCCCCAAGGCCGCCACCGTCCGCCTCGACAAGACGGCGCCGGCGCTGACCCTGGACGCCACGGCGACCTACGTCTCGGCGGCCACCATCGACGCGACGGCCACCGATGCGCTCTCGGGCCTGGACCACGTCGACATGCGGCTTGATGGCGGCTCGTTTGTCACGGTGACGCAGCTGACCACGAGCGTTCTTGGCGCCCACACCGTCTACGCGCGCGCCTTTGACCTGGCTGGCAACGAGCGCGACGTGAGCGCCGCGTTCACTGTCGTCTCGCCGCCTCCGCCGCCGCTGCCCGCACAGATCACTGTCGGCACGACCACGAAGCTGGCCGGGCCGTCGAAATCCAAGCTGAAGCGCAAGCTGACCTTGACCGGCATCGTCTTGCCGGCGACGGTCACTGGCCAGGTCACCGTCACGAGGACTCGGCTGGTCGGCAAGAAATGGCGAAGCGCCGGCTCTGCGAACGTGTCCGTCGTCAACGGCAAGTTCAGCTACAGCTTCAAGCCGGGCTACAGGGGAAAGTGGCGCTTCGTCGCCAGGTACTCAGGTGGCGTCGTCACGTCGACGACGTATCTCTCCTCTAAGAGTCTGGTCAGGACGGTACAGGTGAAGTAG